One Doryrhamphus excisus isolate RoL2022-K1 chromosome 17, RoL_Dexc_1.0, whole genome shotgun sequence genomic region harbors:
- the scap gene encoding sterol regulatory element-binding protein cleavage-activating protein isoform X3, with protein MLNKPNFISQNSKQVFSAEGTRAAPNLRGKLVNLCSSLNGLQGPLHGHHVRPHGRELTPPTRMTLHEQLREKISAAFYRHGLLCATYPVPIILFTSASILTCCYPLLRLPLPGTGPVEFTTGVRDYSVPSHDPVGDLAEWPDWYEGPPVAYIQQVLVKAAVSPWDNSLVPVDVFRSPLGRVFSLLDEIRNHVHTDGSGLRSLESLCLQVTDLLPGLRRMRSVLPEHGCLLISPANYWQNQREIFDSDPNPLKTIQMHEPKGLHTSATLRDLLFGVPGKHTGVSHYNRKRVVTYTITMVLSSYHARFLSSLRSRLKHLHPSNCSLKEERMVHVHFKEEIGVAELIPLVSTYIILFAYIYFSTRKIDLVKSKWGLALAAVVTVLSSLLMSVGLCTLFGLTPTLNGGEIFPYLVVVIGLENVLVLTKSVVSTPVDLEVKLRIAQGLSNESWSIMKNMATELGIILIGYFTFVPAIQEFCLFAVVGLVSDFFLQMFFFTTVLSIDIRRMELVDLHRHMPPPKPGPQRVRPPPRPSPHTINLHTHRPLRPPKRLRLAYFLARTRLAQRIIMVSTVIWIGILVYTDPAGLRTYLAAQVSEQSTLGDPGGGGLNPHLEVAPVFRGGDPTSTLTERWVPDPTPLPENQPQGHPGSEAEPFLQPPPAVPQITWGSGDEEVWRKLSFRHWPSLFSYYNITLAKRYISILPVIPVTLHLSPQEAIDARHPQDTQRPLPPIPKVTDLQTDLTLYKVAALGLAAGVLLVLLLFCLYRVLCPRNYGQRDRRRRRRGELPCDGYGYGPPVSEISPLLLSGHMMDIECLASDGMLLASCCLAGQIRVWDALTGDCLTVIPKLGSVSWDASTAAPNLDDSSAGGCDASEEEGHLLRHRSSRFEGHLDMTPLIDINFSPPPCPRTSLPNRGGFDFGSLVATVYRENKSPSPSAYFCPSSPPSTKTVHSRPSLGEAAAPPPVHDMSVVEGSVWAMEFSGTLIAVGRSNGVLELWDGVEGCLCCSNDGGASGITALVFLDNRIVAARLNGSLDFFSVDVNKPLLHLRGAAGRGSEDAISCTLTRSVQCAHQKPITVLRAAAGRVVTGSHDHTVRVYRLEDSCCLFTLQGHSGGITAIYIDQTMALASGGQDGAICLWDVLSGNRVHHVYGHRGDVTSLVCTTSCVISSGLEDLICVWDRNTAIKLYSIQQEAGCGASLGLISESLLVTGGLGCVSFWDLNYGDLIQTVYLGPSSDGQGVRQLLVLDNAAIVCDFGSELSLVYVPSVLEKLD; from the exons ATGCTAAACAAGCCAAACTTTATCAGCCAAAACAGCAAACAAGTGTTTAGTGCAGAGGGCACGCGTGCCGCACCGAACCTCAGAGGCAAGCTGGTTAACCTTTGCAG CTCCCTGAATGGCTTGCAAGGTCCACTCCACGGCCACCACGTGCGCCCCCATGGCAGGGAGTTGACCCCTCCCACCAGGATGACGCTGCACGAGCAGCTGAGGGAGAAGATCTCGGCGGCCTTCTACCGCCATGGACTGCTGTGTGCCACTTACCCAGTGCCCATCATCCTCTTCACCTCGGCCAGCATCCTCACCTGCTG CTATCCTCTATTGAGGCTCCCCCTGCCTGGGACGGGGCCTGTGGAGTTCACCACCGGGGTGCGAGACTACAGCGTCCCTTCCCATGACCCCGTGGGAGACCTGGCAGAGTGGCCTGACTGG TATGAAGGACCTCCAGTGGCCTACATCCAGCAAGTGTTGGTCAAGGCAGCCGTGTCTCCGTGGGACAACAGCTTGGTGCCAGTGGACGTCTTTCGCTCACCGCTGGGCAGAGTCTTCAGCCTGCTGGATGAGATCCGCAACCACGTGCACACTGACGG CTCTGGTCTTCGCAGTCTGGAGTCCCTGTGCCTCCAGGTAACAGACCTGTTGCCCGGGTTACGGCGGATGCGGTCAGTCCTGCCGGAGCACGGCTGCCTGCTCATCTCTCCCGCCAACTACTGGCAGAACCAACGGGAGATCTTCGACTCGGACCCCAATCCCCTCAAGACCATCCAGATGCATGAACCCAAAGGGCTGCACACGTCTGCCACGCTGAGAG ATCTGCTGTTTGGCGTTCCGGGGAAGCACACAGGTGTGAGTCACTACAACAGGAAGAGGGTGGTGACATATACAATCACAATGGTGCTGTCCAGCTACCACGCAAG GTTCCTCAGCAGCCTTCGGTCTCGTCTGAAGCATCTCCACCCGTCCAACTGCAGCCTGAAGGAGGAGCGCATGGTCCATGTGCACTTCAAGGAGGAGATCGGTGTGGCAGAGCTCATCCCCCTGGTGTCCACATACATCATCCTGTTTGCCTACATCTACTTCTCCACAC GAAAGATCGACCTGGTGAAGTCCAAGTGGGGTCTGGCCCTGGCTGCCGTGGTCACGGTGCTCAGTTCCCTGCTCATGTCTGTGGGGCTGTGCACGCTCTTCGGCCTGACGCCCACACTCAATGGAGG GGAGATCTTCCCGTACCTGGTGGTGGTGATTGGCCTGGAGAATGTCTTGGTCCTCACCAAGTCCGTGGTGTCCACGCCCGTTGACCTGGAGGTCAAGCTACGCATCGCTCAGG GCCTGAGTAACGAGAGCTGGTCCATCATGAAGAACATGGCCACTGAGCTGGGCATCATCCTCATCGGATACTTCACATTCGTGCCAGCAATCCAG GAGTTCTGTTTGTTCGCTGTTGTGGGTCTGGTGTCGGACTTCTTCCTGCAGATGTTCTTCTTCACCACCGTGTTGTCCATTGACATCCGTCGCATGgag CTGGTTGACCTGCACAGGCACATGCCTCCACCCAAGCCCGGCCCACAGCGAGTGCGCCCTCCCCCACGGCCCTCCCCTCACACCATCAACCTGCACACCCATAGGCCCCTGCGCCCCCCCAAGAGGCTTCGACTGGCCTACTTCCTGGCTCGCACGCGCCTGGCTCAACGCATCATCATG GTCAGCACTGTGATCTGGATCGGTATTCTTGTCTATACCGACCCGGCTGGACTTCGCACCTACCTGGCAGCACAGGTATCagagcaaagcactctgggagaTCCCGGAGGCGGAGGCCTGAACCCCCACCTGGAGGTGGCCCCCGTCTTTCGTGGAGGAGATCCCACCAGCACCCTCACTGAGCGTTGGGTGCCAGACCCGACACCGTTACCCGAGAACCAACCACAGGGACACCCTGGCTCCGAGGCGGAGCCCTTCCTGCAGCCTCCACCTGCTGTACCCCAGATCACGTGGGGGTCTGGAGATGAAGAAGTATGGAGGAAGTTGTCTTTCAGACACTGGCCTTCACTCTTCAGCTACTACAACATCACGTTAGCCAAGAG GTACATCAGCATCCTGCCCGTCATCCCGGTCACCCTTCACCTGAGCCCCCAGGAAGCCATCGATGCGCGGCACCCCCAGGACACCCAGCGCCCTCTGCCGCCCATTCCCAAGGTCACGGATCTTCAGACGGACCTGACGCTCTACAA GGTGGCAGCTCTGGGTCTGGCGGCCGGCGTCCTGCTGGTCTTGCTGCTCTTCTGTCTCTACCGGGTTCTTTGCCCACGCAACTACGGTCAGAGGgaccggcggcggcggcgccgaGGGGAACTACCCTGCGACGGCTACGGTTACGGGCCGCCTGTCAGCGAGATCTCGCCGCTCCTACTGAGCGGTCACATGATG GACATCGAGTGTCTGGCCAGTGATGGGATGCTGCTGGCGAGCTGCTGCCTGGCGGGACAGATTCGGGTGTGGGACGCTTTGACGGGGGACTGCCTGACTGTCATCCCCAAGCTCGG AAGCGTTTCCTGGGACGCTTCCACTGCAGCGCCCAACTTGGACGATTCAAGCGCCGGAGGTTGCGATGCCTCAGAGGAGGAGGGCCACCTGTTAAGGCACCGCTCATCTCGCTTCGAAGGCCATCTTGATATGACACCGCTCATCGACATCAACTTCTCCCCGCCACCCTGCCCTCGCACCTCGCTGCCCAACAGGGGGGGCTTTGACTTCGGCAGCCTGGTGGCGACGGTCTACAGGGAGAACAAGTCGCCGTCGCCATCCGCGTACTTCTGTCCCTCCTCGCCACCCTCAACCAAGACGGTCCACAGCCGACCTTCCCTGGGGGAGGCTGCTGCTCCGCCCCCCGTCCATGACATGAGTGTCGTGGAAGGATCAGTGTGGGCCATGGAGTTTAGTGGGACTCTAATTGCTGTGGGGCGGAGCAATGGTGTTTTAGAG CTGTGGGACGGTGTGGAGGGGTGTCTATGCTGCAGCAACGACGGCGGCGCCTCTGGAATCACAGCTCTCGTCTTCCTGGACAACAG AATTGTGGCGGCGCGTCTCAACGGCTCGTTGGATTTCTTCAGCGTCGACGTCAACAAACCTCTACTTCATCTCCGAG GTGCAGCGGGTCGAGGGTCCGAGGACGCCATCAGTTGCACGCTGACACGCTCGGTGCAGTGTGCTCACCAGAAGCCCATCACGGTGTTGCGAGCCGCCGCCGGCAGGGTGGTCACCGGCAGCCATGATCACACTGTTAGG GTTTACCGTCTGGAGGACTCGTGCTGCCTCTTCACCCTGCAAGGTCATTCGGGGGGGATCACCGCCATTTACATCGACCAG ACCATGGCCCTGGCGAGCGGCGGCCAGGACGGCGCCATCTGCCTGTGGGACGTCCTGAGTGGCAACCGCGTCCACCATGTTTATGGGCACCGTGGCGATGTCACCTCACTGGTGTGCACCACGTCGTGTGTCATCAGCTCGGGACTGGAGGACCTCATCTGTGTTTGGGATCGCAACACGGCAATCAAGCTCTACTCCATCCAGCAG GAAGCGGGCTGCGGCGCCAGTCTGGGTCTCATCTCAGAGTCTCTCCTGGTGACAGGTGGCTTGGGCTGCGTCTCCTTCTGGGACCTCAACTACGGCGACCTCATCCAGACGGTCTACTTGGGTCCGAGCAGTGACGGGCAAGGCGTGCGCCAGCTGCTGGTGCTGGACAATGCCGCCATTGTGTGCGACTTTGGCAGCGAGCTGAGTCTGGTCTATGTGCCCTCAGTACTGGAGAAACTGGATTGA
- the scap gene encoding sterol regulatory element-binding protein cleavage-activating protein isoform X4, with protein MTLHEQLREKISAAFYRHGLLCATYPVPIILFTSASILTCCYPLLRLPLPGTGPVEFTTGVRDYSVPSHDPVGDLAEWPDWYEGPPVAYIQQVLVKAAVSPWDNSLVPVDVFRSPLGRVFSLLDEIRNHVHTDGSGLRSLESLCLQVTDLLPGLRRMRSVLPEHGCLLISPANYWQNQREIFDSDPNPLKTIQMHEPKGLHTSATLRDLLFGVPGKHTGVSHYNRKRVVTYTITMVLSSYHARFLSSLRSRLKHLHPSNCSLKEERMVHVHFKEEIGVAELIPLVSTYIILFAYIYFSTRKIDLVKSKWGLALAAVVTVLSSLLMSVGLCTLFGLTPTLNGGEIFPYLVVVIGLENVLVLTKSVVSTPVDLEVKLRIAQGLSNESWSIMKNMATELGIILIGYFTFVPAIQEFCLFAVVGLVSDFFLQMFFFTTVLSIDIRRMELVDLHRHMPPPKPGPQRVRPPPRPSPHTINLHTHRPLRPPKRLRLAYFLARTRLAQRIIMVSTVIWIGILVYTDPAGLRTYLAAQVSEQSTLGDPGGGGLNPHLEVAPVFRGGDPTSTLTERWVPDPTPLPENQPQGHPGSEAEPFLQPPPAVPQITWGSGDEEVWRKLSFRHWPSLFSYYNITLAKRYISILPVIPVTLHLSPQEAIDARHPQDTQRPLPPIPKVTDLQTDLTLYKVAALGLAAGVLLVLLLFCLYRVLCPRNYGQRDRRRRRRGELPCDGYGYGPPVSEISPLLLSGHMMDIECLASDGMLLASCCLAGQIRVWDALTGDCLTVIPKLGSVSWDASTAAPNLDDSSAGGCDASEEEGHLLRHRSSRFEGHLDMTPLIDINFSPPPCPRTSLPNRGGFDFGSLVATVYRENKSPSPSAYFCPSSPPSTKTVHSRPSLGEAAAPPPVHDMSVVEGSVWAMEFSGTLIAVGRSNGVLELWDGVEGCLCCSNDGGASGITALVFLDNRIVAARLNGSLDFFSVDVNKPLLHLRGELPSARRPSAVVTLFILYSGAAGRGSEDAISCTLTRSVQCAHQKPITVLRAAAGRVVTGSHDHTVRVYRLEDSCCLFTLQGHSGGITAIYIDQTMALASGGQDGAICLWDVLSGNRVHHVYGHRGDVTSLVCTTSCVISSGLEDLICVWDRNTAIKLYSIQQEAGCGASLGLISESLLVTGGLGCVSFWDLNYGDLIQTVYLGPSSDGQGVRQLLVLDNAAIVCDFGSELSLVYVPSVLEKLD; from the exons ATGACGCTGCACGAGCAGCTGAGGGAGAAGATCTCGGCGGCCTTCTACCGCCATGGACTGCTGTGTGCCACTTACCCAGTGCCCATCATCCTCTTCACCTCGGCCAGCATCCTCACCTGCTG CTATCCTCTATTGAGGCTCCCCCTGCCTGGGACGGGGCCTGTGGAGTTCACCACCGGGGTGCGAGACTACAGCGTCCCTTCCCATGACCCCGTGGGAGACCTGGCAGAGTGGCCTGACTGG TATGAAGGACCTCCAGTGGCCTACATCCAGCAAGTGTTGGTCAAGGCAGCCGTGTCTCCGTGGGACAACAGCTTGGTGCCAGTGGACGTCTTTCGCTCACCGCTGGGCAGAGTCTTCAGCCTGCTGGATGAGATCCGCAACCACGTGCACACTGACGG CTCTGGTCTTCGCAGTCTGGAGTCCCTGTGCCTCCAGGTAACAGACCTGTTGCCCGGGTTACGGCGGATGCGGTCAGTCCTGCCGGAGCACGGCTGCCTGCTCATCTCTCCCGCCAACTACTGGCAGAACCAACGGGAGATCTTCGACTCGGACCCCAATCCCCTCAAGACCATCCAGATGCATGAACCCAAAGGGCTGCACACGTCTGCCACGCTGAGAG ATCTGCTGTTTGGCGTTCCGGGGAAGCACACAGGTGTGAGTCACTACAACAGGAAGAGGGTGGTGACATATACAATCACAATGGTGCTGTCCAGCTACCACGCAAG GTTCCTCAGCAGCCTTCGGTCTCGTCTGAAGCATCTCCACCCGTCCAACTGCAGCCTGAAGGAGGAGCGCATGGTCCATGTGCACTTCAAGGAGGAGATCGGTGTGGCAGAGCTCATCCCCCTGGTGTCCACATACATCATCCTGTTTGCCTACATCTACTTCTCCACAC GAAAGATCGACCTGGTGAAGTCCAAGTGGGGTCTGGCCCTGGCTGCCGTGGTCACGGTGCTCAGTTCCCTGCTCATGTCTGTGGGGCTGTGCACGCTCTTCGGCCTGACGCCCACACTCAATGGAGG GGAGATCTTCCCGTACCTGGTGGTGGTGATTGGCCTGGAGAATGTCTTGGTCCTCACCAAGTCCGTGGTGTCCACGCCCGTTGACCTGGAGGTCAAGCTACGCATCGCTCAGG GCCTGAGTAACGAGAGCTGGTCCATCATGAAGAACATGGCCACTGAGCTGGGCATCATCCTCATCGGATACTTCACATTCGTGCCAGCAATCCAG GAGTTCTGTTTGTTCGCTGTTGTGGGTCTGGTGTCGGACTTCTTCCTGCAGATGTTCTTCTTCACCACCGTGTTGTCCATTGACATCCGTCGCATGgag CTGGTTGACCTGCACAGGCACATGCCTCCACCCAAGCCCGGCCCACAGCGAGTGCGCCCTCCCCCACGGCCCTCCCCTCACACCATCAACCTGCACACCCATAGGCCCCTGCGCCCCCCCAAGAGGCTTCGACTGGCCTACTTCCTGGCTCGCACGCGCCTGGCTCAACGCATCATCATG GTCAGCACTGTGATCTGGATCGGTATTCTTGTCTATACCGACCCGGCTGGACTTCGCACCTACCTGGCAGCACAGGTATCagagcaaagcactctgggagaTCCCGGAGGCGGAGGCCTGAACCCCCACCTGGAGGTGGCCCCCGTCTTTCGTGGAGGAGATCCCACCAGCACCCTCACTGAGCGTTGGGTGCCAGACCCGACACCGTTACCCGAGAACCAACCACAGGGACACCCTGGCTCCGAGGCGGAGCCCTTCCTGCAGCCTCCACCTGCTGTACCCCAGATCACGTGGGGGTCTGGAGATGAAGAAGTATGGAGGAAGTTGTCTTTCAGACACTGGCCTTCACTCTTCAGCTACTACAACATCACGTTAGCCAAGAG GTACATCAGCATCCTGCCCGTCATCCCGGTCACCCTTCACCTGAGCCCCCAGGAAGCCATCGATGCGCGGCACCCCCAGGACACCCAGCGCCCTCTGCCGCCCATTCCCAAGGTCACGGATCTTCAGACGGACCTGACGCTCTACAA GGTGGCAGCTCTGGGTCTGGCGGCCGGCGTCCTGCTGGTCTTGCTGCTCTTCTGTCTCTACCGGGTTCTTTGCCCACGCAACTACGGTCAGAGGgaccggcggcggcggcgccgaGGGGAACTACCCTGCGACGGCTACGGTTACGGGCCGCCTGTCAGCGAGATCTCGCCGCTCCTACTGAGCGGTCACATGATG GACATCGAGTGTCTGGCCAGTGATGGGATGCTGCTGGCGAGCTGCTGCCTGGCGGGACAGATTCGGGTGTGGGACGCTTTGACGGGGGACTGCCTGACTGTCATCCCCAAGCTCGG AAGCGTTTCCTGGGACGCTTCCACTGCAGCGCCCAACTTGGACGATTCAAGCGCCGGAGGTTGCGATGCCTCAGAGGAGGAGGGCCACCTGTTAAGGCACCGCTCATCTCGCTTCGAAGGCCATCTTGATATGACACCGCTCATCGACATCAACTTCTCCCCGCCACCCTGCCCTCGCACCTCGCTGCCCAACAGGGGGGGCTTTGACTTCGGCAGCCTGGTGGCGACGGTCTACAGGGAGAACAAGTCGCCGTCGCCATCCGCGTACTTCTGTCCCTCCTCGCCACCCTCAACCAAGACGGTCCACAGCCGACCTTCCCTGGGGGAGGCTGCTGCTCCGCCCCCCGTCCATGACATGAGTGTCGTGGAAGGATCAGTGTGGGCCATGGAGTTTAGTGGGACTCTAATTGCTGTGGGGCGGAGCAATGGTGTTTTAGAG CTGTGGGACGGTGTGGAGGGGTGTCTATGCTGCAGCAACGACGGCGGCGCCTCTGGAATCACAGCTCTCGTCTTCCTGGACAACAG AATTGTGGCGGCGCGTCTCAACGGCTCGTTGGATTTCTTCAGCGTCGACGTCAACAAACCTCTACTTCATCTCCGAGGTGAGCTGCCATCCGCACGCCGGCCAAGCGCCGTCGTCACCTTGTTTATCTTGTATTCAGGTGCAGCGGGTCGAGGGTCCGAGGACGCCATCAGTTGCACGCTGACACGCTCGGTGCAGTGTGCTCACCAGAAGCCCATCACGGTGTTGCGAGCCGCCGCCGGCAGGGTGGTCACCGGCAGCCATGATCACACTGTTAGG GTTTACCGTCTGGAGGACTCGTGCTGCCTCTTCACCCTGCAAGGTCATTCGGGGGGGATCACCGCCATTTACATCGACCAG ACCATGGCCCTGGCGAGCGGCGGCCAGGACGGCGCCATCTGCCTGTGGGACGTCCTGAGTGGCAACCGCGTCCACCATGTTTATGGGCACCGTGGCGATGTCACCTCACTGGTGTGCACCACGTCGTGTGTCATCAGCTCGGGACTGGAGGACCTCATCTGTGTTTGGGATCGCAACACGGCAATCAAGCTCTACTCCATCCAGCAG GAAGCGGGCTGCGGCGCCAGTCTGGGTCTCATCTCAGAGTCTCTCCTGGTGACAGGTGGCTTGGGCTGCGTCTCCTTCTGGGACCTCAACTACGGCGACCTCATCCAGACGGTCTACTTGGGTCCGAGCAGTGACGGGCAAGGCGTGCGCCAGCTGCTGGTGCTGGACAATGCCGCCATTGTGTGCGACTTTGGCAGCGAGCTGAGTCTGGTCTATGTGCCCTCAGTACTGGAGAAACTGGATTGA